Part of the Oncorhynchus kisutch isolate 150728-3 linkage group LG2, Okis_V2, whole genome shotgun sequence genome, TGTTATTCCTGCTCTGAGAGCAGGATGGGTTTTGCTCTGTAGGGGTCATGAAGGGCCGACCGCTCTCTCTGGGTTATTGTTGACAGTTGACAGGGTGGGGCGAGGTAGAGCAGTGGAGTGGGCTGGATGGCTTCAGGCTGTGCAGGTAATTGCAGCACAAGTCCAGACGGGCTCGACGGCTCAGCGGCTGGGTGGATCTGCCCCTCCTGATTGAGTTTCGCAACCTCAGCAAGAGTTTGTCTGGTTTTACATGAAGCTGGCATGATGCCGTAGCAGAGCGTGTTGCCAAGCCAGCGGTGCGGTGGATGGACTGACTGTTACTCACTCGACTGGTTCTGTCGCTCCCTTCCAGCCGGGCAGGCAGTCAGGTAGCGGGGGACTAAGTGGAACATCTCTGAGAGACACTGATTTCTATTATGTCTATTATCGCAAGGCCTGTTCCTCTTAGGGAAAGTAAACACCCCGAGGGGAATAACATGAAGAGACAAATGTACAGTTCAACATGCTTTAAAAACTATAATTTAGCTACATTTCCATAACTGCTCGATGGAATCCCCCATGGACAAAAAATTGCAGCCCCGATGGTTTTATCAGGACGATGGTGTCAGTGGAGGAATTGAGGGTGCGAGGTTACACTGAGATCTAATATGCACAACTTATTGTAAGACTTTCAGTCAAACAGAGTGAATGGAGAAGTGTGGCCTTACCCTTGTGGTCGGTTGTGCATGCGGCGCCGGACCAGCACTATGGCTGAAACCAAACACAAAAGGGAAAAGGTCACCGTTTCCTCCTTGCCGCTGGAGAATAGTTCACATTTGCTTAAGTATTAGAGCTTACATGACACCCTGGAACTGGTGTAAATCATGTCAAGTACCTGATTCAAGGGCCTAACAGCCAAAGGCTTGTAAACTCACTGACTTCAACAAACCAATTTTCTAAAGGTTGCTACATCTGATCCCTGATCAAACCATCAGTAATAATGTGCTAGATACAGGCCctataatgtgttgtgttgtgaggtGTGAAAAGAGGTCTGCCAGTCACGTAGCCTGTATATCTGGTCTGATATTGTCTGTCTTATCTTGACTTTAAATCCTTACCTACTATCACTGCGATTGATAGTGCCACCACACTCACGGCTACGATGATGACAATGGTAGTAAATCCATCTGAGAGCAGATAACACACGACAAAAGTAGTTGATGGTTGCAACACACTGAGACAAAATGAACGTACAAACTTAATTAACAAAATTATTTTTGCATGACATGGATAACCAAGAAGTATGAATTTGCCTAAATATTTACTTATAAATGGATTTATAGCACATTTCAATTACAGTTCATCAAGTAGGAAGGTATCTATGGGCCTACTGACATGCAGAAATAAGGTTACTTAAATTCTACATAATGTAAAAGTAGAACAATTTGGAAACAAAGTTTTTCCTACCTTCCGCTACTTTTTCTCCCGTTGCCTTGTTAATGTCCACAGTATCATCAGTTTCAGGTTCAAGCGTGGAATATTGTCCGAGATTTGGGATCACTAaaacaggcaacaacacatcGAATTATTCTCCGACCTCCATATCCATTCAGAAGGATTTCACCGgtacagacacatacaaacaaacattCATTAATCTGCTCACTGACTTCATGGACTAATTCTATCACTGTCTGATCAACGTGGCAGAGGAGGAACAGAACTGGCAGATTTAACAGATCATCATTCTGATTGGATCGATTTCACTCCCAGCCAATCATTACTCATTCAACATTCACTCCTGGGTTCTgatgagggggaggaaggagggctTCAGTAGTGCAGCTCCACTCCTGGCCAGGCTGAGAGAAGGTGTTTCTCCAGAAGAtgtggcctgcctgcctgtgggACAGCCTTCCCTGTCCTAAACACCACTGTAATTATATCAAAGCAACATCATGGGGAAGATGAAGAGTGGCAGCGAGCGACGCCGAGAGAAAATGAGAACGCCAATGTGGATTAGCGCCCTGACAGGGcggaggggaggtgggggggggatcTCTACTTGTCTGTCTAGTCTAACTTCTGCTTGATGGATAcacgagggggagggggggtgggttCTCCCAACAGATAATTGATTCCATTCTGGGGTAATGATGAGGGGAACGGTGGTGTAACAGTGGTGTGCTCTCACTCTGCTGACTGGGCTGCTTGCCCTTCACATTTCTAACAGGGGGCGAGTTAAAGGGTTAAACTCACCGTTTTGCTTGAATAGATCTTCATCGTCTCCATCTGTGGGACATTGagaacagaggaagagggaaaagCCCAGTCATCATAAATATAAAGTAGCTTGTATTACATTTATAGATTAGCAGAAGTTATATCGCTGTGCTTCATTTGAGGGTTCACTCATGGAACATCACTTTTGTAACATTATAAAAATGCTTTTCATATACTCCTGATTTCATGCTACTTGTGATTTTGTCCTCTTTGTTTTCCAGATGAAGATGTATTCCATACCTGCTACGTCTGCTGAGCCTTCACTCTCCTCTGAGGAAGCTGTATGGGAATAGAGATGGGGAGGATGGGACCAGATTAACTCACAGCAACATCTTACTGTGCATCACTAAGGTCATTCGTTACATCTCTGCACAGTACTGGAGCATAGCTACTCTCCTATGAACTACTGCTGTGGGTAAATACAGAATGATTGAGGTGCCATCCAGTCAATGGTATACTCACTCATGAACTCTATACCTTTGTGGCTAGGGCATTTAGCTCATGGTAAAGGTATCCATCTTAATATGACCAGTTTCAGAGTTTTGTGGGAATAACTAACTATACCTTTAGATAGATGGTAAAACACTACTGTAGCATACACTGTGTTCATATCTTCTTTATGTTGAACTGGGGTTGATGTAATATGTATGTATTCTTTCttcaaaatatacttaagtatcagcCTAGGTTCTTCTGAGGAGTTTTACACTTAATATTCTGCTATCTCTGGAAGCTATAGGACTCAGAGAGAGACATTGTATATTTCTCGTGTGGAACACATACAGGGCATAAAAACAAATTAAAGCTGATCTGTGTGATTAGATCTTTATCAGTGTCTCAGTGTCTTCTGCCAGAGTGTTGTGGGAAGGTGAGAGCATGCGATACGTACCAGCAGCTCCTCGCAGAGTCACAATCAGACACAGAAACAGCAATCGCAACATCTTCCAATgctggaggggagagaagagaggaaaccAAGTTATAAATACCGGTCATTAATATTCTGCTATTGATGTGTGTAAAAAATTAAGATCTTCCCATTTGAAAAAGCGAAAGTGAGATGGCGTGAAAGAGTCATCTATAGTCTGTTGTTGAGGCTGTCTGTTGTTGACTCAAACATTTAGGTTTACCTCAGAACCACAGGTAGTCAATGAAAAATGACAGGTATTGGGAACACTATGTTCTGCAATAACGACACGGACTACCATGATGACACAACTTCATCCAGGTGGCACAAGCACTGCCCTGATGTTAGAGGACGATGGATATCTTGTCTCAGGGATGGATATAAACTGTGTTTCCCAGTGCTCAGCAGAAACCCTGTCCCTCTCTGAACACTCAGTCTCAGCCAGCTGGCATGAATTGCCTTTTCAATACTTTCCCCTCCCACCTGGGTAACGGTGTGGGACTGTGTGGGACCTTGCGTGACTCAGTGTACTTTTACATTTTGTATTGTCtattgtgtgtactgtgtgtgtaacgGTTCGAATGGTGTGTAAGGCCACAGTGCTTTGTTCTAACCACCCATTATAAATCATTAGGATTGGTAAAGGTAATTCATCTATGTAGTGTCAGCCATTACACTCTGTCACCCTCTGTTTAGACACTGAAAAGTTATTTGTAACTAAACAAATATTTAAGTCTCTGTCAGCTCCACTTTGGAAGATGGCCCAACAGTCACATTCGTTTTGTCTGGCTGCGAGTGGGAGTTTTTTTCCTGCTGCCTTCTTGAGAAACCTCACACTACTTCCTGGTGGCAGCGGGCCCAGAACAGagtctgttctctccctctattcGCTGATCTCTCCAACACACAGATGTGGAACACAGCTGTTCCTAGCTAAACAAAGCCTCGGCAACCAGCTGGCCAGCCGCAGTACAATTGGCTGTATTTTTTAAACGGGCCCAGGCTTGGGAATGACCTCTTCCCTTGTCGATGTCCAACTGGGCGGATGACGCCTTGGTGCTCAAACATAACACGGCTCCCTGGCACGGGCCCAGAAGCCTCTGCTCTACCAGGGAACCAAGGGTAGAGTGGAGGGAGAATTCCCCATTAGGGAACTGGAGcaaatgctgctgctactgccctCCCTCTCATTGTCAGCGATGCCCATTGTGTACAGGGACCCTACTTCCTCTAGCTAATGACTACACAACTATGTGAGGGCTCTGGGAAGTGAACGGAGGTAGACTGCATTGTTGGGCCATTGGACAGGCTGAGAGGCTGCCTGGGGAGTTTCCACTAACCTCCTACCCCCTATCCTCACTGCCCTCTGCCCCCAATAATATGTTACGGAAGTCCAGTTGCACTTCCAGTTGGGACAGTGTTGCCGTACATTTGTTTACCATGGCAGTGCGAAGACATCAAGAGTCAAAGCAACAGGTATAAATGAGATTATGGCCCATAGACTCCTGAACCATAATGGTGATGGGAAGACAGTAAAAAGAAATAGGGAGAGGTGGACTATAGTGGTGGCGGGGGAGGGAGTGGAGAGTAACTGACTCTGCTCCATCTCAGGTCACTGGTTCAGCAGGGGATTTGATGCTTGAGAAAGGCATGAGGATCGGGAGTCTATGGGCTATAATCTCATTAGAACGTGTTGCCTTGGCTCCAGATGTCTTCACACTGTCATGGTAAACAAATCACCATCCTGGAGGGCCGcagagggagactgggagagatGCGTGGACTGGGCTTCTAAATTACCAGGCTTGAATAAGCAGGTCATAGAGGGAGACATATGTTAGTTTAAGGTGTTAAtcagatgacaggagagagacggaTTTCAGAGGGAGACCAGTGTGCTGCAGTGTACTGTGCTCTGCTCAGGCCTCACAGAGAGCTGCAGTAAATCTCTTAACAACCTAAGCAGCAGCCCCAAATAAAATCCCCCTCTGTATCCAATCTACTTTAGTCAGAGATGCTTTGGGTGAAATAATAAGCTGATCCAATTTGGAAACATTTATCAACACAGTCCATTGCCTCAGAATCAAAACGCCTCCTGCGAGATGATTTCATTTCTCTAAATTGGGTAATATATTCTTGTATATTTGAATGGCAACTGAATTTGCATTGGTATCCATGCAGGATTTTACTGGGCCCCAATTTGCATCTTATCATAAGCAGTGGCCTCCcaataaaggagagagaagaggcctGTCCATAAGCCACAGAGCTACAAAGATCATAGACTATCATAAATCTATGCATCCTAAATCAAGAACGCAACACTAAGCGGAAGCTGCTTCTGCAACCTACACGTagtgtacagaacattaggaacaccttcctgatattgacttgcaccccctttttccctcagaacagtctcaattcatcagggcatggattctacaaggtgtcaaaagcattccacagggatgttggcccatgtggactccaatgtttccctttgggtggtggcccattcttgatacacacaggaaactgttgagcatgaaaaacccagcagcactgcagttcttgacactcaaaccggtgcgcctggcacctaccaccatacccattcaaaagcacttcaatcttttgtcttgccaattcaccctctgaatggcacacatacacaatctgtctcaattgtatcaaagcttaaaaatccttatgtaacctgtctcctccccttcatttataTGGATTGATATCGATTTAACAAggtacatcaataagggatcatagctttcctctggattcatctggtcagtctgtcatgtaaACTGGCCTTGTTTTTCTGCCATTTGTTTcccttgtgtttttttcccagcACACATGCACGTTGAGCAGAGCAGCATACCTCACTGGCTAAGCTCGTCCCAGAGAACATCTTGATCTTATTTACAGGGTTTAATTCTGAATGAtaacaccccaccaccactaccacataaaccaacacacacacacaaacacaaaaaaatGCACACAAATATACAATTTTTCCCATACAAGCAGCTAGATGAAAAAATGCca contains:
- the LOC109907232 gene encoding uncharacterized protein LOC109907232; protein product: MLRLLFLCLIVTLRGAAASSEESEGSADVADGDDEDLFKQNVIPNLGQYSTLEPETDDTVDINKATGEKVAEDGFTTIVIIVAVSVVALSIAVIVAIVLVRRRMHNRPQGIYSVPTEQGMKGTV